One genomic region from Nitrospirae bacterium YQR-1 encodes:
- the rpsR gene encoding 30S ribosomal protein S18, with the protein MIQKSRGADQAKFKRFARKKFCRFCAEKTPFIDYKDVRTLKSYVTERGKILPSRMTGTCAGHQRELTTAVKRARNIAMLSFMEK; encoded by the coding sequence ATGATACAAAAGAGCAGAGGCGCTGACCAGGCAAAGTTCAAAAGGTTTGCGAGAAAGAAGTTTTGCAGATTCTGTGCAGAGAAAACTCCGTTTATAGATTACAAGGATGTGCGGACGCTGAAATCGTATGTAACTGAGCGTGGTAAAATTCTCCCCAGCAGAATGACCGGTACGTGTGCAGGACACCAGAGGGAGCTTACCACAGCCGTAAAGCGTGCCAGAAATATTGCCATGCTTTCTTTTATGGAAAAATAA
- a CDS encoding SPASM domain-containing protein, with amino-acid sequence MADYKVEGINDYHRSVVNNLPKCLTCWARCICGGGCFYDNKSHTGDMRKPDTFYCNETRAAAETNIYILSWTAQAGNISRGFIRIWWMRSCLRLQLRQDANREHSDMPRRLFL; translated from the coding sequence ATCGCCGATTACAAAGTCGAAGGCATCAATGATTATCACCGCAGCGTAGTGAATAATCTTCCAAAGTGTTTGACGTGCTGGGCAAGGTGCATCTGCGGTGGGGGCTGCTTCTACGACAATAAATCCCACACCGGAGACATGCGCAAGCCGGACACCTTTTATTGTAATGAAACAAGGGCTGCTGCTGAAACGAATATCTATATACTCAGTTGGACGGCGCAGGCAGGGAATATCTCAAGGGGGTTTATCAGAATCTGGTGGATGAGAAGCTGCCTTAGACTGCAACTGAGGCAGGATGCCAACAGAGAACACTCTGATATGCCACGTCGGCTATTTCTTTGA
- the ssb gene encoding single-stranded DNA-binding protein, which produces MFNKVIFVGNLTKDPELRYTSQGTAVASFSLAVNSRGKQGDDLKDETLFIDITVFGKQAEPCGQYLSKGSPVLVEGRLRERRWEVEGQKRSKFEVISQTVKFLPRRGEASRGSHDGFSSPPDEMTDLEPF; this is translated from the coding sequence ATGTTTAACAAAGTAATATTTGTTGGAAATCTGACCAAAGACCCTGAGCTAAGGTACACAAGCCAGGGGACTGCCGTGGCCAGTTTCTCTCTTGCGGTCAATTCAAGGGGAAAGCAGGGTGATGATTTAAAAGATGAGACATTATTTATAGATATAACTGTTTTTGGAAAGCAGGCGGAGCCGTGCGGCCAGTACCTGAGCAAAGGAAGCCCTGTGTTGGTGGAGGGCCGGTTGAGGGAACGGCGCTGGGAGGTTGAAGGCCAAAAACGCAGCAAGTTTGAAGTTATATCACAGACGGTAAAGTTTTTACCCAGAAGAGGGGAAGCCTCCAGAGGAAGCCATGACGGGTTCTCCTCTCCACCGGATGAGATGACCGACCTTGAACCATTTTAG
- a CDS encoding DUF507 family protein, producing MRVPKSWVTIVAVDIVDKLLTEGFIAASVTKDELVRDVKDVMMAELMAEDKVNEEVRELLRAYEPEIERGRMDYKKLFDLTKHKLIKERNIVI from the coding sequence ATGCGAGTGCCTAAATCGTGGGTGACAATTGTGGCTGTGGATATTGTGGATAAGTTGTTGACTGAGGGGTTTATTGCAGCCTCTGTTACTAAAGATGAGCTGGTCAGAGACGTTAAAGATGTTATGATGGCGGAGCTTATGGCGGAGGATAAGGTCAATGAGGAGGTCAGGGAGCTCTTGAGAGCTTATGAGCCGGAAATAGAAAGGGGCCGTATGGACTATAAGAAACTCTTTGATCTGACTAAGCATAAACTGATAAAAGAAAGAAATATAGTAATATGA
- a CDS encoding glycosyltransferase yields MITAIFLFSIFAVFSVFFLNPLFCVLAYLIKPPKKNKLQPFSSSVSLIIVVHNGEQLIAEKLDNSLSLDFGGDDYEIIVVSDGSYDATNEIVQGYGESIRFIKNDEHLGKHIGLNKAAEAANGEILVFSDADAILSKESIPNLLRHFFDPTTGGVSGRRIISDRGGESLKDAQSAYIGFDTAIKKLESLRGSISSNDGKLYAIRKSLFRPVPSSVTDDLFVHLTVVSLGFRFTYEHHAVALIKTPSRDPAHEIVRRKRIVTTSLRGISMYKELLNPSKFGMFSVSLFINKILRRTLPVFLITLFISSFLLVREHLYYSIFFVLQAAFYASNIFYLLVLSKIKKIKLITRIFSVAFYFTLGNYGTLLGLTDFLRGKKVEKWVPVKNG; encoded by the coding sequence ATGATTACAGCAATATTTTTGTTTTCAATCTTTGCGGTTTTTTCGGTTTTTTTTCTAAACCCGTTGTTTTGTGTTCTTGCGTATCTTATAAAACCCCCGAAAAAGAACAAATTACAGCCGTTTTCAAGCTCTGTATCGTTAATCATAGTTGTACACAACGGAGAGCAATTAATTGCAGAAAAGCTTGACAACTCGCTTTCACTTGACTTTGGAGGTGATGATTATGAAATTATAGTGGTCTCAGACGGCTCTTATGATGCAACCAATGAAATAGTGCAGGGGTATGGAGAGAGTATCCGGTTTATAAAAAATGATGAGCATCTTGGAAAACACATCGGATTAAATAAGGCGGCAGAGGCGGCAAACGGGGAGATTCTGGTTTTTTCTGATGCTGATGCCATACTGTCTAAAGAGTCAATACCAAATCTTCTCAGACACTTTTTCGACCCTACCACCGGTGGCGTTTCAGGACGGCGTATAATAAGTGACCGTGGCGGGGAATCTCTAAAAGACGCCCAAAGCGCTTACATTGGTTTCGATACCGCTATCAAAAAGCTGGAGAGCCTGAGAGGGAGCATTTCATCAAATGACGGCAAACTGTATGCAATAAGAAAATCACTCTTTAGACCTGTCCCCTCATCGGTCACAGACGATCTATTTGTTCACCTTACAGTAGTAAGTCTTGGCTTCAGATTTACATACGAACACCATGCAGTGGCTTTAATAAAAACACCGTCAAGAGATCCGGCACATGAAATTGTAAGGCGAAAAAGGATAGTTACCACAAGCCTTAGAGGGATTTCAATGTATAAAGAGCTCTTGAATCCGTCTAAGTTTGGAATGTTTTCGGTAAGCCTTTTTATTAATAAAATCCTCAGACGCACTTTACCGGTTTTTTTAATAACTCTGTTTATAAGTTCGTTTTTACTGGTAAGGGAGCACTTGTACTATAGTATATTTTTTGTGCTTCAGGCTGCATTTTATGCTTCTAATATATTCTACTTATTGGTATTGTCTAAAATCAAAAAAATCAAGCTAATTACACGCATATTTTCAGTGGCATTTTACTTTACGCTTGGCAACTACGGCACTCTTTTAGGATTAACAGATTTTTTAAGAGGCAAAAAGGTGGAAAAATGGGTGCCGGTAAAAAATGGCTGA
- a CDS encoding respiratory nitrate reductase subunit gamma — MTGITFIVNMYMSSIVYVGCAVFALGFIYKVYFEYYKTPQPLVIPQTPQPVTLSGVILRMAGDVLFFRSLSKGTTFLFITGWIFHFTFLMMIIRHLRYFIHPVPGLITALGNGAMFLSVVLLVSLILLVIRRFAEERTAYVTVLADYVVLFLIIGITMTGIMMRCEPFRPDIVAVNAFVLQLMDLKAPFKMLGMHPAELLHKGQALSPGDVIFMCHLSFVFFLLMYFPFSKLMHAAGYFFSPTRNMVNNPRDVRHVNPWDNS; from the coding sequence ATGACGGGCATAACTTTTATAGTGAATATGTACATGAGTTCGATCGTGTATGTTGGCTGTGCCGTATTCGCCTTAGGGTTCATTTATAAGGTTTATTTTGAATACTACAAGACGCCGCAACCTCTGGTAATACCTCAGACGCCGCAACCGGTCACTCTCTCAGGAGTAATACTGAGGATGGCGGGGGACGTGTTGTTTTTCAGGAGTTTATCTAAGGGAACAACATTTCTGTTTATAACCGGGTGGATTTTCCACTTCACTTTTCTAATGATGATCATTCGGCATTTAAGGTACTTCATACATCCGGTACCGGGACTCATTACGGCATTAGGAAACGGCGCTATGTTTCTGTCTGTAGTGCTCTTAGTATCCCTTATACTACTTGTAATCAGAAGGTTTGCAGAAGAAAGGACGGCATATGTCACGGTTTTAGCGGATTACGTTGTACTTTTTCTGATAATAGGCATAACCATGACAGGAATAATGATGCGATGTGAACCCTTCAGGCCGGACATTGTTGCCGTCAATGCCTTTGTTTTGCAGCTGATGGACTTGAAGGCCCCGTTTAAAATGTTGGGTATGCACCCGGCTGAGCTTTTACACAAGGGACAGGCATTATCTCCCGGCGATGTAATTTTTATGTGCCATTTAAGTTTTGTTTTCTTTTTACTGATGTATTTCCCCTTTAGCAAGTTGATGCACGCTGCCGGTTATTTCTTCAGCCCGACAAGGAATATGGTAAACAACCCAAGAGACGTCAGACACGTCAATCCCTGGGATAATTCTTAA
- a CDS encoding TusE/DsrC/DsvC family sulfur relay protein → MRTISCEGKNIELDEDGYLTNLNDWSDALAKQLATEDGLDLTEAHWEVINFLRSYYQQYQIAPMIKILVKEIKKTMGADKGNTKYLYQLFPDGPAKQACRYAGLPKPTGCV, encoded by the coding sequence ATGCGTACTATTAGTTGTGAGGGTAAAAATATCGAGCTTGATGAGGATGGCTATCTGACAAATCTCAATGATTGGTCAGATGCATTGGCAAAGCAGTTAGCCACAGAGGATGGCCTTGATTTGACGGAGGCCCACTGGGAAGTAATCAATTTTCTGAGATCATACTATCAGCAGTATCAGATAGCGCCGATGATAAAGATATTGGTTAAGGAAATTAAAAAGACGATGGGGGCTGACAAGGGTAACACCAAGTATTTGTATCAGTTGTTCCCAGACGGTCCGGCTAAGCAGGCATGTCGTTATGCCGGTCTTCCTAAGCCTACCGGTTGCGTATAA
- a CDS encoding glycosyltransferase has protein sequence MAENPSVLIVSLSKHFGGAEVRVINTAEHLHCRRCCYGVVTLKDTPLESKLRERNLNTFALSMSKANPFIIFSIYKIIKRGCFNVVDAHNPQSQLWGLIAAVLAHTPLKICTVHSSYGDTERGIKKLLYELILKLNVFLGVTLISVSESVSTYLRGFGAGKVVLIHNGIAMPEVDRKETLRERERASLGLKKDDFVIITVGRLEPVKGHIYLVEALNIMLKGAFEVKCLIVGDGREFQTLNEVIISQGIENDVKLLGFHSCVTNLLAAADVFCMPSLSEGLPYALLEACACQLPVVASNVGGIAYFLRHGKTAILIEPKSSKAIVEAIRYIKDNPDVTQAITKEAFALVKNEFSIETMHRLMLEVYGLGG, from the coding sequence ATGGCTGAAAACCCATCTGTATTAATAGTTTCCTTGTCAAAGCATTTTGGAGGGGCGGAAGTAAGGGTCATAAATACAGCGGAGCATCTTCATTGCAGACGCTGTTGCTATGGTGTTGTCACACTAAAGGATACACCCCTTGAGTCTAAGCTCAGGGAGCGAAACTTAAATACCTTCGCACTTTCAATGAGCAAGGCAAATCCGTTTATCATTTTCAGTATATATAAAATAATCAAAAGAGGGTGTTTTAACGTAGTTGACGCTCATAACCCGCAGTCGCAGCTTTGGGGGTTAATTGCAGCCGTTTTAGCCCATACACCGTTAAAAATATGCACTGTCCACAGCAGCTATGGAGATACAGAGAGGGGAATAAAAAAATTGCTCTACGAATTGATTTTAAAACTTAATGTTTTTTTAGGGGTAACTTTAATCTCTGTGTCTGAGTCTGTAAGCACATATCTTCGTGGTTTTGGAGCCGGCAAGGTAGTTTTGATTCACAACGGGATAGCAATGCCTGAGGTTGACCGGAAAGAAACGCTGAGGGAGAGGGAGAGAGCCTCTCTTGGTTTAAAAAAAGATGATTTTGTTATAATCACTGTGGGCCGTCTTGAGCCGGTTAAAGGTCATATCTATTTAGTGGAGGCGTTAAACATTATGCTTAAAGGTGCCTTTGAAGTGAAATGTTTGATTGTAGGTGATGGACGGGAGTTTCAAACGCTTAATGAGGTAATAATATCACAAGGGATAGAAAATGACGTGAAACTGCTGGGGTTTCACTCATGTGTTACAAACCTGCTTGCAGCGGCGGATGTTTTCTGCATGCCTTCACTGTCTGAGGGATTGCCGTATGCACTTTTAGAGGCATGTGCTTGTCAACTGCCCGTTGTGGCATCAAATGTAGGGGGCATAGCTTATTTTTTAAGGCATGGTAAAACTGCAATTCTGATTGAACCCAAAAGCAGCAAAGCCATTGTTGAGGCAATACGGTATATCAAAGACAATCCTGATGTGACACAAGCAATAACAAAAGAGGCGTTTGCACTCGTTAAAAATGAATTTTCTATAGAAACTATGCACAGGCTTATGCTTGAGGTGTATGGTTTGGGGGGGTAA
- a CDS encoding (Fe-S)-binding protein has product MANDKTTDSAQGNTNDANARVQELIKFVKIKEKPVELTGHYEVPCIKPDSFIDVKPQLLSSVEQLQRLGYPTAGLIPDWKEVFLKKMDEILKKYRSVKLFLDICVRCGACTDKCHYFIGTADPRNMPVARAELMRKVYRRYFTWQGKLFGSKFVNGSDLSEELLAVWYTYFYQCSECRRCAVFCPYGIDTAEITMAAREILNSVGLVQKYMHEIIDKAQTIGNNLGMQQNAIVNALEFVQDELQETTEIPDIQVPIDVEGADVLFVTPSADFFASPHIESLYGYAKVFHQAGISWTMSTHASEGGNFGLFVHNYGHMKKINKRIWEAARDLKVKRVIGGECGHMWRVLSSYSNTMFGPFDWLDSRYPRPQHICEFTLDLLNRGALKIDKTANDEFVVTMHDSCQVARGLEMGGTEFGQFEIPRGVIRGVCNRFEDMPENTIRERTFCCGAGQGLLGDDMIATRVKGAIPRMQAYSYAKREKGVNFVALICAICKAQLSKMFPTYGIPMEEVGGIHQLVGRAIVLGAKEGI; this is encoded by the coding sequence ATGGCTAATGATAAAACTACAGATAGTGCTCAGGGAAATACTAATGATGCAAATGCACGGGTGCAGGAGCTGATTAAATTTGTAAAAATAAAAGAAAAACCTGTTGAGCTGACCGGACACTATGAGGTACCGTGTATAAAACCGGACTCTTTTATAGATGTAAAGCCTCAGCTTTTGTCAAGTGTGGAACAGCTTCAGCGGCTGGGATACCCAACAGCGGGGCTAATACCTGACTGGAAAGAGGTTTTTCTTAAAAAAATGGACGAGATTTTAAAAAAGTATCGTTCAGTGAAGCTTTTTTTAGATATATGTGTTCGCTGTGGGGCGTGTACAGATAAATGCCATTACTTTATAGGAACGGCTGACCCCAGAAACATGCCTGTGGCGAGGGCTGAGCTTATGCGCAAGGTTTATCGCAGATATTTCACATGGCAGGGTAAGCTTTTCGGAAGCAAGTTTGTAAACGGTTCAGACCTTAGTGAAGAGCTTCTGGCCGTATGGTACACATATTTTTATCAGTGTTCAGAGTGCAGACGTTGTGCAGTGTTTTGTCCATATGGTATAGACACAGCCGAGATTACCATGGCTGCAAGAGAGATTCTAAACAGCGTGGGGCTTGTGCAAAAATACATGCATGAGATAATAGACAAGGCACAGACAATCGGAAACAACCTGGGTATGCAGCAAAATGCTATAGTCAATGCCCTTGAATTTGTGCAGGATGAGCTTCAGGAGACAACGGAAATCCCTGATATACAGGTGCCTATAGATGTGGAGGGCGCCGATGTCCTGTTTGTAACCCCCAGTGCCGACTTCTTCGCATCCCCGCATATAGAGTCATTATATGGTTATGCCAAGGTGTTTCATCAGGCAGGTATAAGCTGGACAATGAGCACACATGCCTCAGAGGGCGGCAACTTCGGCCTGTTTGTGCATAATTACGGCCATATGAAGAAGATAAACAAGCGCATATGGGAAGCTGCTCGTGATTTAAAAGTAAAGCGTGTAATCGGGGGCGAGTGCGGCCATATGTGGCGAGTGCTTTCGTCCTATAGCAATACCATGTTCGGGCCCTTCGACTGGCTGGACTCAAGATATCCCCGTCCGCAGCACATATGTGAGTTTACGCTGGATTTATTGAACCGAGGGGCTTTGAAAATTGACAAGACCGCCAACGATGAGTTTGTAGTGACTATGCATGACTCTTGTCAGGTTGCCAGAGGGCTTGAGATGGGAGGCACGGAATTTGGGCAGTTTGAAATCCCCAGAGGGGTAATTCGCGGTGTGTGTAACAGGTTTGAAGACATGCCGGAAAATACAATCAGGGAGAGGACCTTCTGTTGCGGCGCCGGCCAGGGGCTTTTGGGAGATGATATGATAGCGACCAGGGTCAAAGGGGCGATACCTCGTATGCAGGCGTATTCGTATGCTAAGAGGGAGAAGGGGGTAAACTTTGTAGCACTCATATGTGCCATATGCAAGGCCCAACTGAGTAAAATGTTTCCCACCTATGGGATACCCATGGAAGAGGTGGGTGGAATACACCAGCTGGTGGGCAGAGCCATAGTGCTTGGAGCGAAGGAGGGCATATAG
- the rpsF gene encoding 30S ribosomal protein S6: MNYYENIAILDAALDDAAVEAAEKKILDVIEKANGEVLKKERWGRKKLAYTINKRDKGFYLFMAFKSPPAAVKALESFYKVYDAVFKFMLIKLEKKEIRALEETLKSKQPKEEAAVQTEPKAE; encoded by the coding sequence ATGAATTACTATGAGAATATCGCAATACTGGATGCAGCACTGGACGATGCGGCGGTAGAAGCGGCTGAGAAGAAGATTTTAGACGTCATAGAGAAGGCAAACGGTGAGGTGTTAAAAAAGGAACGCTGGGGCAGAAAGAAGCTGGCATATACGATAAACAAAAGAGACAAAGGGTTTTATCTGTTCATGGCTTTTAAGTCGCCTCCGGCGGCGGTTAAAGCACTTGAGAGCTTTTATAAGGTCTATGACGCCGTGTTTAAGTTTATGCTTATTAAGCTTGAAAAGAAAGAAATCCGTGCTCTTGAGGAAACCTTAAAGAGTAAACAGCCCAAAGAAGAGGCTGCTGTGCAGACAGAGCCAAAGGCGGAATAA
- a CDS encoding HNH endonuclease: MRKLLLSHEDFARREKEKARKLRKTRWWLRKLTEGVCYYCSLKFSAGELTMDHLIPLSKGGMSTRENIVPACKNCNTKKNSLLTVEWTEYMERLKGMESLV; the protein is encoded by the coding sequence GTGAGAAAGTTGTTACTTTCTCATGAGGACTTTGCAAGGCGTGAGAAGGAAAAGGCAAGGAAGCTGAGAAAAACACGCTGGTGGTTAAGAAAACTGACCGAGGGTGTTTGTTACTACTGTAGTCTTAAGTTTTCCGCAGGAGAGCTTACCATGGACCACCTGATACCTTTGTCAAAGGGTGGTATGTCAACAAGAGAAAATATTGTGCCCGCTTGTAAAAACTGTAACACTAAAAAGAACTCGTTGTTGACGGTTGAGTGGACGGAGTACATGGAAAGATTGAAAGGTATGGAGTCGCTGGTTTAA
- a CDS encoding branched-chain amino acid transaminase, which translates to MDGKFVNWDDANIHIMTHTLHYGLGVFEGIRCYKTDRGPAIFRLKEHVKRLYDSALICQVEIPFTPQETEQAIIDVVKVNKLDECYIRPFVYIGYGMMGLYPKGNPISVAIAAWPWGRYLGEDGLTKGISIKVSSMLRSHVNSNMTRAKISGYYVNSQLAKKEAISLGYEEALLLDTEGYVSEGSGENIFIVRNDVVKTTPLTSILEGITRDTIMTIAMDENIKIAEARFTRDELYISEEAFFTGTAAEITPIREVDNRKIGQGHPGPVTTKLQSLYFDTVKGKISKYEHWLTYV; encoded by the coding sequence ATGGACGGCAAGTTTGTCAACTGGGATGATGCAAATATTCACATAATGACACATACGCTTCATTATGGTCTAGGGGTTTTTGAGGGAATCCGTTGTTATAAAACAGACAGGGGACCGGCCATATTCAGGTTAAAAGAACATGTAAAGCGTCTGTACGACTCGGCGCTTATCTGTCAGGTGGAGATTCCATTTACCCCGCAGGAGACTGAGCAGGCGATAATAGATGTGGTAAAGGTTAACAAGCTGGATGAGTGCTATATAAGGCCTTTTGTTTATATCGGTTATGGCATGATGGGGCTGTATCCTAAAGGCAATCCGATAAGTGTGGCGATAGCGGCATGGCCGTGGGGAAGGTATCTTGGTGAGGATGGCCTTACAAAAGGGATTTCCATAAAAGTGTCGTCTATGTTGAGGAGCCATGTTAATTCCAATATGACAAGGGCTAAAATCAGCGGTTACTATGTAAACAGTCAGTTGGCCAAAAAAGAGGCAATCTCATTGGGTTATGAGGAGGCACTGCTTTTGGACACTGAGGGGTATGTATCTGAGGGTTCCGGCGAGAATATCTTTATAGTCAGAAACGATGTTGTTAAAACCACACCGCTTACTTCCATTTTGGAGGGAATAACAAGGGATACTATCATGACTATCGCCATGGATGAAAACATAAAAATTGCAGAGGCGAGGTTTACCAGAGATGAATTATATATATCTGAGGAGGCCTTTTTCACAGGCACTGCTGCAGAGATAACGCCGATTCGTGAGGTTGACAACCGCAAAATCGGGCAGGGGCATCCCGGGCCTGTTACAACTAAGCTGCAATCTCTATATTTCGACACTGTAAAGGGGAAAATCAGCAAATACGAACACTGGCTTACCTACGTTTAA
- a CDS encoding sigma 54-interacting transcriptional regulator — MSVKREIFFVGNDAAVLAAVAAMPGLQDYGFHQIESFVETALPSNGALSLVLIDFSYLNGNSIAKSIDVLAKVKELAAAAETIVLYEDMQREDAMNALAMGAFFCIKKPFHSEELKTVMQRAMEGISLRDEVERLKADALPQGNEMVGENKKFRRALKEAESFFDTENPVLILGESGTGKRNLARFIHFSGHKKDGTFLVVNADSMPEDMAGPDMFGWEKGAFTGAKEYGAGSIALCSEGTVYISEITSLSPALQERVLSFIKTKKYSPFGTKNVLTSNARVIASSKENIPELVRKKLFLKELSEVFYGAEIRIPPLRERKSDIIPLAEYFLAKYVLRYGLEKKKFGGTSTEYFMNHYWPENIRELKKTVKHAAILTKASEINYKDIVYYDTSKYSISEFLEKKIVNYLQDVTGLSFGNLYSTIVDEVERTLISMALRETSGNQLKASRILGINRNTLRTKAKQFQVEK; from the coding sequence ATGAGCGTTAAAAGGGAGATATTTTTTGTCGGTAATGATGCCGCTGTGCTTGCAGCTGTTGCGGCAATGCCTGGGCTGCAAGACTACGGGTTTCATCAGATTGAGAGTTTTGTAGAGACGGCTTTGCCGTCAAATGGAGCACTGAGTTTAGTTCTGATAGATTTTTCTTACTTAAACGGCAACAGCATTGCTAAAAGCATTGATGTTTTAGCCAAAGTAAAAGAGCTGGCTGCCGCTGCAGAGACCATAGTGCTCTATGAGGACATGCAGAGAGAGGATGCAATGAACGCTCTGGCTATGGGAGCGTTTTTTTGTATAAAAAAGCCTTTTCACTCCGAGGAGTTAAAAACTGTGATGCAGAGGGCCATGGAAGGGATATCGTTGAGGGATGAGGTAGAGCGGTTAAAGGCTGATGCTTTACCGCAAGGCAATGAAATGGTGGGAGAGAATAAGAAGTTTCGCAGAGCATTAAAGGAGGCGGAAAGTTTCTTTGACACTGAAAATCCGGTGTTGATTTTAGGTGAGTCCGGTACCGGCAAGAGGAATCTTGCGAGGTTCATTCATTTTTCCGGTCATAAAAAAGATGGGACATTTTTAGTTGTAAATGCTGATTCAATGCCTGAGGATATGGCGGGGCCGGATATGTTCGGCTGGGAAAAAGGGGCATTTACCGGTGCTAAAGAGTACGGGGCCGGCTCCATAGCTCTTTGCTCAGAGGGCACTGTGTATATATCTGAGATAACGTCCCTTAGCCCTGCACTCCAGGAGAGAGTTCTTAGTTTCATAAAAACAAAAAAATACAGCCCCTTCGGCACAAAAAATGTTTTAACTTCTAACGCCAGGGTTATAGCATCATCGAAGGAAAATATACCGGAATTAGTAAGAAAAAAACTTTTCCTAAAGGAACTTTCAGAGGTTTTTTACGGTGCTGAAATCAGAATTCCTCCGTTAAGGGAAAGAAAAAGCGATATTATCCCTTTAGCGGAGTATTTTTTAGCAAAATATGTGCTACGCTACGGCCTTGAGAAGAAAAAGTTCGGCGGCACCTCCACAGAGTACTTTATGAACCACTACTGGCCTGAGAACATCAGAGAGTTAAAAAAAACGGTAAAACATGCGGCAATTTTGACTAAAGCCTCTGAAATTAATTACAAGGATATCGTCTATTATGACACTTCAAAGTATTCCATCTCGGAATTTCTTGAGAAAAAAATTGTTAACTACTTGCAGGACGTCACAGGGTTAAGTTTCGGTAACCTTTACAGTACAATAGTGGATGAGGTGGAAAGGACACTGATAAGCATGGCACTGAGGGAAACCTCAGGAAACCAGTTGAAAGCATCAAGGATTCTTGGCATAAACAGGAACACTTTACGTACAAAAGCTAAGCAGTTTCAGGTGGAAAAATAA
- a CDS encoding DUF507 family protein, whose product MKTRKLVKLIAGEPEIRKRIKTIITAHLNVCEEVDTIVRKKLKSMKKGLIEGTQEWDILYRKFFDEEGAKRGGI is encoded by the coding sequence ATGAAAACCAGGAAGCTGGTAAAACTAATTGCCGGCGAACCTGAAATCAGAAAGAGAATAAAAACCATAATTACAGCACATTTGAACGTCTGCGAGGAGGTTGACACAATAGTAAGAAAAAAGCTGAAGTCAATGAAAAAGGGCTTAATAGAGGGCACACAGGAGTGGGACATCTTGTACAGAAAGTTCTTTGATGAGGAAGGTGCAAAACGAGGGGGAATTTAG
- a CDS encoding Uma2 family endonuclease, translated as MLTETIITDLDLTEIINGEEIKGPSPFFKHQDIVFNLADIIRYHVKAHKLGKVCLSPLDVIFEEGINRLQPDILFIRKENLSIAQDWIRGVPDMVCEVISSGSYEMDTAVKKAIYEKYRVPEYWIVMPEPQTIEILTIEGDKYKLHSIAAFEGFVTSKVIEGLKVNITEVFE; from the coding sequence ATGCTTACGGAAACTATAATAACCGATTTAGACTTAACTGAAATTATCAATGGAGAGGAAATCAAGGGGCCTAGTCCATTCTTTAAACACCAGGATATTGTTTTTAACTTAGCGGATATAATACGCTACCACGTAAAGGCTCATAAATTAGGGAAAGTATGTTTATCTCCTCTTGATGTAATCTTTGAAGAGGGGATTAATAGGCTTCAACCCGATATATTGTTTATCAGAAAAGAAAACCTGAGTATTGCACAGGATTGGATAAGAGGCGTACCGGATATGGTTTGTGAGGTAATATCTTCAGGCAGTTATGAAATGGATACCGCAGTTAAGAAGGCTATTTATGAGAAATACAGGGTGCCGGAGTACTGGATAGTTATGCCGGAGCCACAAACGATTGAGATATTAACCATTGAAGGTGATAAATACAAGTTACACTCTATTGCAGCATTTGAGGGGTTTGTTACTTCTAAAGTCATTGAGGGACTAAAAGTCAACATTACTGAGGTGTTTGAGTAA